One segment of Tenrec ecaudatus isolate mTenEca1 chromosome 1, mTenEca1.hap1, whole genome shotgun sequence DNA contains the following:
- the LOC142438131 gene encoding T-cell surface glycoprotein CD1b-like, with amino-acid sequence MQLLLLFWLALLFEDGDNKEDFQGPTSFCLIQISSFANSTWAQNQGSGWLGDMQIHGWNSDSENATFLKPWSKGNFSDQEVTELVDIFRVYLIGFTREVRDFASVFQLEYPFEIQGTAGCEVRHAGAPKSFLRGALGGLDFLSIQNYSCAPAPEGGWRAKKFCETILQYQGILETIEKLLFLDCPRFLLGVLDAGKTDLQRQEKPVAWLSSGPTPGSGRLLLVCHVSGFYPKPVWVMWLRGEQEQPGSQRGDVLPNADGTWYLRVTLDVVAGEDAGLSCRVKHSSLGGQDIVLYWGQHVSVGLICLAIILPLLLLFIGLALRFMRRRSYQDIL; translated from the exons ATGCAGCTTCTGCTGCTCTTCTGGCTGGCACTTCTCTTTGAAGATGGCGACAATAAGGAGG ATTTCCAGGGTCCGACCTCCTTCTGCCTCATCCAGATATCGTCCTTTGCCAACAGTACCTGGGCACAAAATCAAGGCTCAGGCTGGTTGGGTGATATGCAGATTCATGGCTGGAATAGTGACTCAGAAAATGCTACTTTCCTGAAGCCCTGGTCCAAGGGCAATTTCAGTGATCAGGAGGTGACTGAACTGGTGGACATCTTTCGAGTCTACTTGATTGGATTTACTCGGGAAGTACGAGATTTTGCCAGTGTATTCCAGCTGGAAT ATCCATTTGAGATCCAGGGCACAGCTGGTTGTGAGGTGCGTCATGCAGGGGCCCCAAAAAGTTTCTTGAGGGGAGCTCTAGGAGGACTGGATTTCCTGAGCATCCAGAATTATTCATGTGCACCTGCTCCAGAGGGTGGCTGGAGGGCAAAGAAGTTTTGCGAAACAATCCTTCAGTACCAAGGGATCCTGGAAACCATAGAGAAACTCCTCTTTCTAGACTGCCCTCGATTTCTCTTGGGTGTTCTCGATGCAGGAAAGACAGATCTACAGAGACAAG AAAAGCCTGTGGCCTGGCTGTCTAGTGGGCCAACTCCTGGTTCTGGCCGTCTGCTGCTGGTGTGCCACGTCTCTGGATTCTACCCGAAGCCCGTTTGGGTGATGTGGCTGAGGGGGGAGCAGGAGCAGCCTGGCTCTCAACGAGGTGATGTGCTGCCCAATGCTGATGGGACCTGGTATCTCCGTGTAACCCTGGACGTGGTGGCTGGGGAGGATGCTGGCCTGTCTTGCCGAGTGAAGCACAGCAGTCTCGGTGGCCAGGACATTGTCCTCTACTGGG GACAGCACGTCTCCGTTGGTTTGATCTGCCTGGCCATAATACTGCCACTCTTGCTCCTCTTCATAGGCCTTGCATTACGGTTTATGAGGCGTCG GTCATATCAGGATATTCTTTGA